The Balaenoptera acutorostrata chromosome 10, mBalAcu1.1, whole genome shotgun sequence genome has a window encoding:
- the E2F3 gene encoding transcription factor E2F3 isoform X3 — protein MPLQQQAKRRLELGESGQQYLSDGLKTPKGKGRAALRSPDSPKKKTRYDTSLGLLTKKFIQLLSQSPDGVLDLNKAAEVLKVQKRRIYDITNVLEGIHLIKKKSKNNVQWMGCSLSEDGGMLAQCQGLSKEVTELSQEEKKLDELIQSCTLDLKLLTEDSENQRLAYVTYQDIRKISGLKDQTVIVVKAPPETRLEVPDPIESLQIHLASTQGPIEVYLCPEETETHSPMKTNNQDHNGNISKPTSKDLASTNSGHSDCSISMADLSPLASPANLLQQTEDQIPSNLEGPFVNLLPPLLQEDYLLSLGEEEGISDLFDAYDLEKLPLVEDFMCS, from the exons GCAAAGCGCAGGCTGGAGCTAGGAGAAAGCGGTCAGCAGTACCTCTCAGATGGTTTAAAAACCCCCAAGGGCAAAGGAAGAGCTGCGCTCCGAAGTCCAGATAGTCCAAAAA AAAAAACACGGTATGATACATCACTTGGTCTGCTCACCAAGAAGTTCATTCAGCTACTGAGCCAATCACCTGATGGGGTCTTGGATTTGAACAAGGCAGCAGAGGTGCTGAAGGTACAAAAGAGAAGGATTTATGACATCACCAATGTGCTGGAAGGCATTCACCTCATTAAGAAGAAGTCTAAAAACAACGTGCAGTGGAT GGGCTGCAGTCTGTCTGAGGACGGGGGCATGCTGGCCCAGTGTCAAGGCCTGTCTAAAGAAGTGACCGAGCTCAgtcaggaagagaagaaattaGATGAACTGATCCAAAGCTGCACCCTGGACCTCAAACTGTTAACCGAGGATTCAGAGAATCAAAG GTTAGCTTATGTTACATATCAAGATATTCGAAAAATTAGTGGCCTTAAAGACCAAACTGTTATAGTTGTGAAAGCCCCTCCAGAAACAAGACTTGAAGTGCCTGACCCAATAGAG AGCCTGCAAATACATTTGGCAAGTACCCAAGGACCCATTGAGGTTTATTTGTGTCCAGAAGAGACTGAAACACACAGtccaatgaaaacaaacaaccaagaCCACAATGGGAATATCTCTAAACCCACTTCCAAAG ACTTGGCTTCAACCAACTCAGGACATAGTGATTGCTCGATTTCCATGGCAGACCTTTCTCCCTTGGCCTCCCCAGCCAACCTTTTACAGCAGACCGAGGACCAAATTCCTTCCAACCTAGAAGGACCATTTGTGAACTTACTGCCCCCCCTGCTCCAAGAAGACTATCTCCTAAGCCTTGGGGAGGAGGAAGGCATCAGCGATCTCTTTGATGCTTACGATTTGGAAAAGCTCCCACTGGTGGAAGACTTTATGTGTAGCTGA